From the Kitasatospora atroaurantiaca genome, the window GCCGCCACCCGGCCGTGGAGGTCGATCCCGAGGTGCTCTTCGCCGGGGACGGCGAGGTCTGGACCTCGGCCGGAGTCGCGGCGGGGATCGACCTCTGCCTGCACCTGGTCCGCTCGGCCCATGGCCAGCGGGCCGCCGCCGCGATCGCCCGGGCCATGGTCACCGCGCCGTTCCGGGCCGGCGGCCAGGCCCAGTTCATCCCGTCACCGGTGCCCGAGGACAGCGGCCGGGACGACTCGCTGGCAGCGGTCCGCGCCGCCGTCCTCGGCTCCCTCGAAACCCCATGGACCATCAAGCAGTTGGCCGCGCTGGCGCTGATGTCCGAACGGTCCTTCGCGCGCCGCTTCACCGAGGCGACCGGGACGCCCCCGCTGCGCTGGCTGCTGGAGCAGCGGGTCCTGACGGCCCAGCGGCTGCTGGAGGAGACGGACCTGCCGGTGGACGAGATCGCCGTCCGCTGCGGCTTCGGCTCGGCGGTCTCGCTGCGCCCGGCCTTCGTCCGCCGGGTCGGGGTCGCCCCGCGCGAGTACCGCAGGGCCTTCCGTCAGGGCTGAGCGGCCCAGCGCAGCGTGTACCAGGAGAGCCGGGCCAGCAGCAGCGCGATGGGCAGTTCGGCGACGTAGGCGAGCAGTGAGG encodes:
- a CDS encoding GlxA family transcriptional regulator encodes the protein MRTVGCLILDGVRAFDYAVIGEVFANRATRPGLPPFELRVCGPEGTRVRLGGGLERLPDHGLEALPGCDLVIVPGIEDPLAPTAPEILDALRAVHERGVPVASLCAGAFLLADAGLLDGRRATTHWWLAAELARRHPAVEVDPEVLFAGDGEVWTSAGVAAGIDLCLHLVRSAHGQRAAAAIARAMVTAPFRAGGQAQFIPSPVPEDSGRDDSLAAVRAAVLGSLETPWTIKQLAALALMSERSFARRFTEATGTPPLRWLLEQRVLTAQRLLEETDLPVDEIAVRCGFGSAVSLRPAFVRRVGVAPREYRRAFRQG